DNA sequence from the Candidatus Saccharibacteria bacterium oral taxon 488 genome:
GAATCATTCACCTGAGGCATTGGCTTATGCCCAACGATATGCTAATAATTTTGAGGTCGGTCTGATAAAAACATTAGATTATCTGCGTGAGTTTCCCGACGAGGATTGTCAAAACTGTTGGTTGGGTGATGGTGAAACTGAGAGAACATATTCCTCTATCGTACAGGAATGCCTGGATAAGCTACGTCGGGCAAAGGATGACGCAAAGATTAATGAGCAATTCAACCAGATCATAGATGGCCTGAGATGGTAGTATCTAGTAATTCCGTCGAAAACGCGCTACAATGTGAGTAGGGCGTTTTCGTGTGTGCTGGGTGAGTAGTCTTGGCGATACTAGCGCGAAATGAGCGGCTATCAACCGCGAAGCCTGCGGGAAGAAATTGGCTTTTTATCAGCTGAGATTAGACCCCGCCGTGACTCGCTGCGACAAAGTGACAAGTGAGCGCTAAAAGAGTGCGTGGATGCCGGTCAACTTGGCAAAGATCGCGAAGAATCACTTCTTTTGGAATCGAGATGGTACCGTCCGTTTGAAGCACCTCCAGCGGATTCTCGAAGTCAAGAGAGGTGATTTTTGTTTGTATAAGGAGTAGCCATGCCAATACCAGCCCACAAGTCAGCCTTGCAGCACGCCATTCGCCACGAGTGTGCGGCGCTGTGGCCACTGCTCGAGGCAGCCGCTCCCTGGGCGGATGAGCTGGTGCTTCCGGGGCAGATAAAAGGCACGATGATGAATACTCACCAGCTAGCCAGCTATCTACTGGGGTGGGCTACCACGGTGCTAGAGTGGGGTAGTGCATATCATCAGACTCATACGGTGCCGACGATTATTACCACTGGCTATGGCGCGGTAGCGCAAAAGTTCTATATGCAATATACTGATATAGCGTATGGTGCCGTACTGACAAAGCTTGATGAAACGGTGGCAGCGCTTGACCAACTGATTGAGCAGACATCAGAAGACGACCTCTACCGCGTCGTATGGTATCGGACGAAGACGAGTGGACGAGAGTATACCATGGCACGGATAATTGAGCTCAACACAGTCGCGCCATTGCGAAATGCACACGGTAGGTTGCGCAAGGCTATGGAGGAGAGAGGATGAGCATGCAACAAAACGCAGCTTTGCCTAAAAGAATCATTACGTTATGTGGATCGATTAAATTCATTGATGTAATGACGAGCGTGGCTGAGCAATTGGAGCTGGCTGGTTTTGAAGTGTTGCGACCGGTGGCGTCTGGTGAGCCGGAATTTACGGTGGATGTTGAGCGTGCGAAAGCGATCCGTCATCGTTTAATTAAACAACATTTGGCAAAAATCGATCAGTCGGTGGCAGTTTTGGTCGTTAATCCACCAAAAAATCAAGTTAATAATTATATTGGTGTGAGTACGCTGGGTGAGATGATGTATGCGTTTGGTACAAATAAGCCGATTTTTATCTTGAATCAGTTACCAACGGAACTTGATTACGCAGTGGATTTAGCGGCGCTAGAGCCGATCGAATTAAACGGTGATTTAACGAAAATAACAACTAATTTGGGGGCTTGCCGTGGCTAGTTCTCAAGCATTTATCAAATATTTCAAAGAGCAATTGACGGCGAGTGGCGCTGGTGAGATTTATTGTCGTAAAATGTTTGGTGATTATGGTGTTTATTGCGACGGTGTATTTTTTGCGTTGGTTTGTGACGATACCTTTTTTATTAAAATAACAGAAGCTGGCAAGGTGATTTTGGGTAAAAATTATTCGACTGGACTAGCTTATAGTGGCGCCAAAACGCCGATGTTTAAAATTGATGATTTTGAAGATTATGATTTAATGCGCCAATTAATTCAAGTAACTTGTGCCGAGTTAATAAAGAAAGGTAAGGGCAAAAAATGAAGCAAGAAATAATTTCACAAGATCCAGATCTAAAGGTGTCAGTCCTAAAAACCTCCTTTGTCTATCGGAATCAGGTAATTCAAGCAGAATGGTTTGATGTTGACGACAAGACAGTGATTCCCGATTTACCATGGCAACAGATTTATGTGATTGGTGATCTTGATGGCAAGGTACCGTTGGTTTATTACGCACATGGTAGGGAAAATTTACCTGGTGGGCATACTGAGCCAGGCGAAACCCTCGAACAAACATTATGTCGTGAAGTACAAGAAGAGCTAAATATGCGAGTGGCTGAGTGGAGACCGATTGGTTATCAAGTTTTAACCAATCCTGACGGTAGAATAGATCATCAATTTCGGGCAGTGGCGAAGCTTGAGAAGTTAGGTGAATTTGCAGGTGATGTCGGTGGCTTGGTGATTGGCTATCGCTTGGTGGATATCGATGAAGTGAATCAACGGATTGGTTATGGTGATATTGGGGAGCGTATGATAGCACGCGCAAAGAACATACTAAAATCAATGGTGATTGTGCGTGACAGGATATTTAAAAAGAATATAAAAGGTTAAATAAAGGAGATAATATGAAATTCAAACACGGCACTCGCCGCCGAGCGGCAGAATATGAGAAGGACTGGGTACAGCGATGGAAGGACGACGATACATTCAACAAATCGGTTGAAAATCGGCCAGCTAATAATTCCTGGGTGTTTTATGACGGGCCGCCATTTTTGACTGGTACGCCGCATCATGGGCATTTGTTGGTGAGTACTGTTAAGGATACGATGGGTCGCTTCCATACCATGAAGGGTCAGCGAGTTGAGCGCCGCTGGGGCTGGGATTGTCACGGATTGCCGGCTGAGGTTTATGTTGAAAAAACACTTGGCATTGCTAATAAAAAAGAAATCGGTACGAAGATTAGCGTCTCAGATTATGTAAAGGAATGCCGTGCGGCTATGGTGCGAACTGGCACTGAGTGGGAAGATACAATTGAGCGAATCGGCCGCTGGGTTGAGTTTAAGGGTGCTTATAAAACCATGGATAATAATTACATGGAATCAGTTTGGTGGGCGTTTAAGAAGCTCTATGAAGAGGGTAAGATTTATGAGGGCGAGAAAATTCTAATCTATTGCACTAAGGATGCTACGCCAATTTCCAAAAGCGAGGTGGCGATGGAAAACAGCTACCAGATGGACACCGACCCAAGCTTGTTTGTCTATTTCAAATTAGAAGACGAAGATGAATATTTGCTTGCCTGGACGACGACACCGTGGACTTTGCCAGCGAATATGGTGGTGGCAATCAACCGAGATGTTGACTATTCATTGGTGGCGTACGGCGATAAGAAATTCTATATCGCAAGTGATGCTATCGAAAGAGTTATGACCGATGAAAAACATCAGCCGCTTGAATATTCGATTGTCAAAACGATAAAAGGCTCGGAATTGGTGGGCAAGCGATTTGAGCCGCTGTTTGAGAACCGCGGTCCAAACGCTCATAAAGTGCTGCATGCTGATTTTGTGACGACCGATGACGGTACAGGACTGGTGCACATTGCGCCGGCTTATGGCGAAGACGATTATGAACTATGCCGCAAGCATGACGTGCCGGTTTTGTCGTTGGTAGATGGTGATGGTAACTATACTGAGGGTAGATGGCTCGGTCGTAATATCTGGGAGGTCAATAAAGAGATTGCCAAGACATTGTTGGAGGAAGGCCGAGCGCTAAAGATTGACTATATTCGCCATGAGTATCCGCATTGTCACCGCTGTGGCACGAAGCTGATGTATAGAGCGCATCCGAGCTGGTTTATGGATATTCAAAGTCAGAAAAAAGAAATGCTGGAGGCGAACGAGCAGACTCATTGGACGCCAGATAATCTGCGGACGGGGCGGTTTCATAATATTATTGAGCAGGCGCCAGATTGGAATTTGAGCCGTGATCGCTATTGGGCAACGCCGATTCCAGTGTGGAAAGGCGTCAAGAATGACGGCACGGAAGTTGTCAAGGTGATTGGTAGTTTTGCGGAGTTTGAAGAGCTGACGGGGAGTAGGCTGGATGATTATCATTTGCCGCAAGTGATGGACGTGACATTTGAGTGCGATGGTGCGGAAATGCGGCATATCGGTAAGGTGCTCGACTGCTGGTTTGAGTCTGGCTCAATGCCGTTTGCTCAGTTCCATTATCCGTTTGAAAACAAGGAAAAATTTGAAGCGAGTTTTCCAGCCGATTTTATCATTGAAGCGATTGATCAGACCCGTGGTTGGTTTTATAGTTTGACAGCGGTCAATGTGGCGTTATTCGGTAAGTCGCCGTGGAAAAATTTGATTTGTACTGGATTCATCAACGCGGCAGATGGCAAAAAGATGAGTAAGAAGTTAAAAAACTACACCGATCCGATGGAATTAATGGATAAAACGTCGGCTGATAGTTTCCGTTTTCTCATGCTATCTAGTCCGTTGACAAATGGTGAGAACTTTGCGCTAGCGGATAAGGATGTCATGGATGTGGCGCGTAAGCTCAGTATGATTTGGAACATGTATGATTTCTTCACGATGTACGCGGAAGTTGACGGTTGGGAATTTAATGGCGAGCTGAAAGATCCACTCGGTGAGTTGACCAATCCGTTGGATATTTGGATTGTTAGCCGTTTACATCGATTGGTGATGGATGTTGAAAAGGGTCTTGATGATTACAATTTGCAAGACGCCACTAAGCCGATTTTGCCATTCCTTGATGACGCGTCCAACTGGTACGTGCGCCGCAGCCGCCGCCGCTTCTGGAAGTCTGAGGATGATGGCGATAAGAACGATGCTTATCGCACGCTACATTACGTGCTGGTGCGCCTGAGCTATATTCTGGCGCCATTTACGCCGTTCTTGGCGGAGGAATTGTATCATAATTTGACGGGCGACGATGAGTCGATTCATCTGAAGGATTGGTTGCCAGCGGGCGAGGTGAATGAGCAGGTACTGGCCGACATGGCTCGGACGCGTGAATTGATCAACAATGGTCTTAGTTTGCGTATGAAACAGGATGAGCACCAAGCATCAATCAAGGTTCGCCAACCGCTGCAATTTGCGGCATATGCAGGTGTGAAGCTGGCTGAGTACTACGAGCAAATCATGGCTGAGGAGCTCAATGTTAAGGAGATTCGCTGGATTGAGAATTTAGACGAGCACTTGGCTGATTATGAGGTGACCGAGGGCGTGATCAAGCCAGAGAATTGGATCGAAATTAGCAAACAATTGACGCCCGAGCTCAAACGCGAGGGCCTGATGCGTGAAGTCATTCGTCACGTGCAGAGCGCGCGCAAGAAGGCGGGATTGCAAGTGGACGATCGGATTATGCTACAGCTGACGACGAATGACGAGCAGCTCCGCCAAGCGATCGATGAGCATGCTGAGGCGATTGCTACTGAGACGCTGGCGGTGTTTGGCGAGGTACATGACAATCAGTCGACAGTGACGGTTGAAGGGGCTAAGCTCGAGATTGCTCTTGCTGTTGTAAAATAGTCATCATAATAAAAGTTGCGACCTCAAAACTAATGTGTGGCAAGCGTTTGCTCGGTCTCGCGCTGATCGGACATTCATGACCTTGGCGATCGCCATACAACGCGGTACAATGGGTTTATGTGTAATCTAGCAGTTCTCAGTCAGTTACTCTTTTTTGCGCGAGCTGGTGGTGGCGGGTCAAGTTCTGGCGGTGGTGGTGGCGTTGTCCTTTTCGGGATACCGATGGTAATTGCAATTTCGGCAAGTGGTTTTGTGAAAAGAGCCACTCAGTCAAAGATGGCCGCCATAGCGGTCGGGTTTTTGGCCGGCCTACTCGCCAGCTTGTTCTACCTACTCGGCGGTGTTGTTATATTTATCCTGGTGGCCATCTTGGCATTAGTCGGTGCGATTATCGGGGCGTTCACGGATAAGATCAGCCGTTTTCGTAAGGGCAGTGAGGCCGCGCAGCAAGCCGTCCGACAAGCGGCGGCTCAGGACAGCGCTTGGAACGAACAGGGTATTGTCAATTATGCAACAACGGTGTTTAATCGGTTTCAATATGATTGGGAGCGGATGGATTTGCCATCAATTCAGCAATACGTCACGCTGAATTATGCGCGGCACATTGGACTAATGTTGTATGCCTTACAACAGATGGGGCGAGTCAATCGCATGAAGAATGTGGCGATCAGTGAAGCGATTATCACCCGGGCGTATGATGATGCGAATGATCAGAATGACCGAGTAAGTGTGAGTTTTGTTGCCTCGGCAAATGATGAGCTGGTTGACGTGGCGAGTGGTGCGGTGCTACATCGTGATACGGGCGAGTTTGGTGAGCAGTGGAACTTTGTGCGCTCGGGTGATGGCTGGCTACTGGATAGTATTGATCAGGAAACGGAAGATCCCGCCCAGCTTGTTGCCTCTATGCAGCAGTTTGCAGCGCAATACGACATGTACTTCAGTCCGGACTGGGGGCGGTTACTGCTACCAACTTGCGGTGAATTATTCAAGGGCGGTTTTAAGGGCACTGATATCAACAACCATATCATTGGATTCTGGACGGGCAATTTATTGGTGCAGCTATACACCTATGTGGCTGACGCTTCAAATACCGATTCGGCGGCTACGTACATCATTGGACAGGTCAATCTGCCAAAGTCGTATGGCGGAATTTTGGTGGAGCGTCGGGATTCACGTTTTTTGAAGCGGTTCAGGGCGCCGTCGGGTTATAAAAAGGTAGAACTGGAGTGGGGTGACTTTAACAAGCGCTACCAAGTCTACGCCACCGATGAGAACCAAGTGACGAGCTTTGAGCTGCTCAATCCAAGTTTCATGGCCTGGTTGTACGATCAGGACATTAAGGTTAATATTGAGGTGGTAGATAATATCGTTTATCTCTATGCCAAAATTTCTGCGGGCGAGATGCGCTACGCGGAGATGATGGATATTTTGCAGAAATCACATAAAGAACTCAAGATGTAAGGAGGAAATATGATTACCAAAGCTATTATTCCGGTCGCTGGTTGGGGCACACGAATGCTACCAATTACTAAATCAATTGAAAAATGCATGCTGCCAATTGGCAATCGACCGCTGATTGATTATGTGGTGCAGGACTGCTTGGCGGCTGGTGTGCGCGAGCTGATTTTTGTGGTTGGTGAGCAGAGTTCACAGCTGGAGAGCTATTATCGGAGCAATATTTTGCTCAACGATTATTTACGGAGCAAGGGCAAGGATGACAAATTGGCTCTAGTGGCACCAATTGATGCGAAGCTTCACTTTGTGACGCAGCCGAGCTACGGTAAGTATGGCTCGGCGGTGCCGGTAGCTTTGGCGGCTGATTATCTCGAGGATGGTGAGTCGGCAGTGGTGCTGATGGGTGATGACTTTATGTATAATGCCGATGGCTCAAGCGAAGTGGCGCGGCTATTGGCGGCGACGCCAGACGGTCAATGTAGCCTGCTGGCTCAGGAAGTACCGGGCGATGACATTAGTCGGTACGGGGCGATTGTGATAGACGAGGCTGGTAATTTTGTAGAGATCGTGGAAAAGCCAAAGCCAGAAGAGGCGCCGAGTCACTTTGCCAACATCGGTAAATACGTCCTCACCAAGAAAGTTATCCAGTCTTGTGCTGATGTTGAAATATCGCCGCGTGGTGAGTATGAGTTAACTGATGCAGTCAGTAATTATGCGCGAGCTGGTGGCGTCGTCAAGGTTGTGCCGGCAGTGGGCATGCATCTTGACGGTGGTAATGTCGAGGGCTGGCTGCACGCAAACAATGTGGTATGCGGTCGGTCAGGGTCGTGTTCGTGTAATTGATTTTAGGATGATAGCACAGCGCCGGCGAGGTAAAGAAACTGGGGCAGTATTGATTTGTTGGTGCGTCTCTGGTACAATGGAACGGATTGAAAACTAATTTTTAAGGAACGAAATGAAAGCAGTCGTAAAAATCTCTGGCAAGCAATACATTGTCAGCGAAAAAGAGTCCCTCTTGGTGGATCTCCTCCCTGAAGGCACAAAAGAACTCACTCTCGACGCACTTTTAGTGATTGATGGTGATAAAACAACAGTTGGCACACCAACCGTAAAAGGTGTGGTAGTGAAGGCAAAGGTTGTTGAAGCAGAAGTTAAGGGTGACAAGGTCCGCGTTATCCGCTACAAGAGCAAGAAACGTGTCCACAAAGAAACGGGTCATCGCCAGAAGTACACCAAGATTGAGATTACCTCGATCAAATAACCGATGAATTAGCATACCGCCCCGTGATGAGGGCGGTATTTTTATGGCCGAAACTATGGTACAATGAGGTAAGCAGAAGGGGTATCGATGACGAAGATTATTGCGGTGACAAATCAAAAAGGTGGCGTCGGCAAGACGACGACTTCAATCAACGTGGCATATTTTTTGGCAAAAGCCGGTAAGCGGACGCTGATCATTGACTTTGATCCGCAGGGAAATGCCACCAGCGGTCTCGGTATTGATAAGCAAGAACTGGGCGCAACGATGACCGAGGTGGTAACTGGTCAGACGGCCTTGAATAATATAATTATTCAGACCGACATCAAGAACCTATCAATCGCACCGGCCACGTCGCACCTAGCAAATACCGAGGTTGAACTGGCCCAAGCCGAGGGGCGGTTTGTGCGGCTGCGCCAGGCGCTGGCGAGCCTCGCTGGGTATGATTATGTGATCATTGATAGTCCGCCGAGTCTGAGTCTGCTGACCGTGAATGGGCTGATCGCAGCGCAGTACGTTCTATTGCCAGTGCAGGCAGAGTTTTATGCACTCGAGGGGCTGGGGCAGCTGATGGAGACGATGAAGTTGGTCCGCAAGGGGCTCAATCCACATCTGCGGCTACTTGGCGTGGTGACCACCATGGTTGATTCGCGAACGACTCTATCAAGCCAGGTGTACGATGAAATTAAAAAGCATTTTGCTGATACGATTTTCAAGACGACGATTCCGCGTAACATTCGCCTTGCCGAGGCGCCAAGCCATGGCGTACCAGTTGGCGTGTATGATCGTTTCTCAAAGGGCTCGCGAGCCTACCACGCGCTGACCAAAGAAATTATCGAGAGGATTGAAGGATGAAAAAGGGACTTGGGCGGGGATTTGATTCGCTGATACCGACAAATTTGTTTGACGAGGCTTTTGACCCGACGGCTGGTCAAGATGCGACAATGTCGCAATTACGTCAGATACCAATTACCGATATTACGCCAGATCCAGACCAGCCGCGGCGGTTCTTTGATGAGGAGGCGCTGCGTGAACTGGCCGATTCGATCCGTCGTCATGGCGTGGTGCAGCCGATCGTCGTGACGCCACGTGGGGCACAATTCATGATCGTGGCTGGCGAGCGGCGCTGGCGAGCGGCGCAACTGGCTGGATTAGTAGAGATGCCGAGCATCATTCGCAGTTTAAGCGATCAGCACCGATTGGAGGTGTCGCTGATCGAGAACTTGCAGCGACGCGACCTCAATCCGCTGGAGACGGCGACGGCCTACATGAAGCTACGCGACCAGTTCAATATGACGCTGGAACAAATCGGCCAGCACGTTGGCGGTAAATCAGTCAGTGCTATTAGTAATACGCTGCGCCTCTTGAAATTACCGAGTGTGGTGCGGACGGCGCT
Encoded proteins:
- a CDS encoding ClbS/DfsB family four-helix bundle protein, encoding MPIPAHKSALQHAIRHECAALWPLLEAAAPWADELVLPGQIKGTMMNTHQLASYLLGWATTVLEWGSAYHQTHTVPTIITTGYGAVAQKFYMQYTDIAYGAVLTKLDETVAALDQLIEQTSEDDLYRVVWYRTKTSGREYTMARIIELNTVAPLRNAHGRLRKAMEERG
- a CDS encoding competence protein TfoX, whose amino-acid sequence is MASSQAFIKYFKEQLTASGAGEIYCRKMFGDYGVYCDGVFFALVCDDTFFIKITEAGKVILGKNYSTGLAYSGAKTPMFKIDDFEDYDLMRQLIQVTCAELIKKGKGKK
- a CDS encoding NUDIX domain-containing protein, which codes for MKQEIISQDPDLKVSVLKTSFVYRNQVIQAEWFDVDDKTVIPDLPWQQIYVIGDLDGKVPLVYYAHGRENLPGGHTEPGETLEQTLCREVQEELNMRVAEWRPIGYQVLTNPDGRIDHQFRAVAKLEKLGEFAGDVGGLVIGYRLVDIDEVNQRIGYGDIGERMIARAKNILKSMVIVRDRIFKKNIKG
- a CDS encoding isoleucine--tRNA ligase; the protein is MKFKHGTRRRAAEYEKDWVQRWKDDDTFNKSVENRPANNSWVFYDGPPFLTGTPHHGHLLVSTVKDTMGRFHTMKGQRVERRWGWDCHGLPAEVYVEKTLGIANKKEIGTKISVSDYVKECRAAMVRTGTEWEDTIERIGRWVEFKGAYKTMDNNYMESVWWAFKKLYEEGKIYEGEKILIYCTKDATPISKSEVAMENSYQMDTDPSLFVYFKLEDEDEYLLAWTTTPWTLPANMVVAINRDVDYSLVAYGDKKFYIASDAIERVMTDEKHQPLEYSIVKTIKGSELVGKRFEPLFENRGPNAHKVLHADFVTTDDGTGLVHIAPAYGEDDYELCRKHDVPVLSLVDGDGNYTEGRWLGRNIWEVNKEIAKTLLEEGRALKIDYIRHEYPHCHRCGTKLMYRAHPSWFMDIQSQKKEMLEANEQTHWTPDNLRTGRFHNIIEQAPDWNLSRDRYWATPIPVWKGVKNDGTEVVKVIGSFAEFEELTGSRLDDYHLPQVMDVTFECDGAEMRHIGKVLDCWFESGSMPFAQFHYPFENKEKFEASFPADFIIEAIDQTRGWFYSLTAVNVALFGKSPWKNLICTGFINAADGKKMSKKLKNYTDPMELMDKTSADSFRFLMLSSPLTNGENFALADKDVMDVARKLSMIWNMYDFFTMYAEVDGWEFNGELKDPLGELTNPLDIWIVSRLHRLVMDVEKGLDDYNLQDATKPILPFLDDASNWYVRRSRRRFWKSEDDGDKNDAYRTLHYVLVRLSYILAPFTPFLAEELYHNLTGDDESIHLKDWLPAGEVNEQVLADMARTRELINNGLSLRMKQDEHQASIKVRQPLQFAAYAGVKLAEYYEQIMAEELNVKEIRWIENLDEHLADYEVTEGVIKPENWIEISKQLTPELKREGLMREVIRHVQSARKKAGLQVDDRIMLQLTTNDEQLRQAIDEHAEAIATETLAVFGEVHDNQSTVTVEGAKLEIALAVVK
- a CDS encoding TIM44-like domain-containing protein, giving the protein MCNLAVLSQLLFFARAGGGGSSSGGGGGVVLFGIPMVIAISASGFVKRATQSKMAAIAVGFLAGLLASLFYLLGGVVIFILVAILALVGAIIGAFTDKISRFRKGSEAAQQAVRQAAAQDSAWNEQGIVNYATTVFNRFQYDWERMDLPSIQQYVTLNYARHIGLMLYALQQMGRVNRMKNVAISEAIITRAYDDANDQNDRVSVSFVASANDELVDVASGAVLHRDTGEFGEQWNFVRSGDGWLLDSIDQETEDPAQLVASMQQFAAQYDMYFSPDWGRLLLPTCGELFKGGFKGTDINNHIIGFWTGNLLVQLYTYVADASNTDSAATYIIGQVNLPKSYGGILVERRDSRFLKRFRAPSGYKKVELEWGDFNKRYQVYATDENQVTSFELLNPSFMAWLYDQDIKVNIEVVDNIVYLYAKISAGEMRYAEMMDILQKSHKELKM
- a CDS encoding NTP transferase domain-containing protein; the encoded protein is MITKAIIPVAGWGTRMLPITKSIEKCMLPIGNRPLIDYVVQDCLAAGVRELIFVVGEQSSQLESYYRSNILLNDYLRSKGKDDKLALVAPIDAKLHFVTQPSYGKYGSAVPVALAADYLEDGESAVVLMGDDFMYNADGSSEVARLLAATPDGQCSLLAQEVPGDDISRYGAIVIDEAGNFVEIVEKPKPEEAPSHFANIGKYVLTKKVIQSCADVEISPRGEYELTDAVSNYARAGGVVKVVPAVGMHLDGGNVEGWLHANNVVCGRSGSCSCN
- the rplU gene encoding 50S ribosomal protein L21, which encodes MKAVVKISGKQYIVSEKESLLVDLLPEGTKELTLDALLVIDGDKTTVGTPTVKGVVVKAKVVEAEVKGDKVRVIRYKSKKRVHKETGHRQKYTKIEITSIK
- a CDS encoding AAA family ATPase; the encoded protein is MTKIIAVTNQKGGVGKTTTSINVAYFLAKAGKRTLIIDFDPQGNATSGLGIDKQELGATMTEVVTGQTALNNIIIQTDIKNLSIAPATSHLANTEVELAQAEGRFVRLRQALASLAGYDYVIIDSPPSLSLLTVNGLIAAQYVLLPVQAEFYALEGLGQLMETMKLVRKGLNPHLRLLGVVTTMVDSRTTLSSQVYDEIKKHFADTIFKTTIPRNIRLAEAPSHGVPVGVYDRFSKGSRAYHALTKEIIERIEG
- a CDS encoding ParB/RepB/Spo0J family partition protein, which codes for MKKGLGRGFDSLIPTNLFDEAFDPTAGQDATMSQLRQIPITDITPDPDQPRRFFDEEALRELADSIRRHGVVQPIVVTPRGAQFMIVAGERRWRAAQLAGLVEMPSIIRSLSDQHRLEVSLIENLQRRDLNPLETATAYMKLRDQFNMTLEQIGQHVGGKSVSAISNTLRLLKLPSVVRTALFENKISEGQARTLVGLPDDVVEDLLQQTIHQGWSVRKLEQMIAAWKRAQQSSGPAPTPKPARSPHASSVARLSKKLRADITVRTSKRGAGQIIIPFKDQADFERIRDLIG